The genomic DNA TGACACTGACGTTGAAGCATGTCGAGACAGTGGAGGGGTCGTCCTTCGCCGCGATCAGGCAAGCGCGCCGCGCGGCCGAGGCTGCCTTCGCCGTCAGCGCCGGGGCCGGAAGCGGCCGGGTGGCGGCGGCCATGGTGTACGGGGGAGAGGCGGGGGACCCGGGCGCCCACGCAGCGATGCGCGCTGCTGGACTCAGCCATCTCACGGCAGTCTCCGGGGCCAATTGCGCCGTCCTCGTCGCCGCCGCCGTCATGGCGGCGCGGTTGTGCCGAGTGGGCTTGGCGGTGCAGACGGGCTCGGCTCTCGCCTCCGTCGTGGCCTTTGTGGCCCTGTGCGGGCCGGACGCCACCGTCCTTCGGGCCGCCGCGATGGGATCCGTCGGTGCCATCGGGGCGCTCGTGGGGCGAGGTCGTTCTCCGTTCGCGCTCCTCGGCGTTGCCATTCTGGTCCTTCTGGCTGCGGACCCCTGGATCGCTCTTGAGATCGGGTTCGGCCTCTCCGCGGCAGCCACAGCCGGCATCCTCCTGTGGTCGTCATGGATGACGGAGCGTCTCGCCACCGTGCTGCCCGCCTGGCTGGCGTCCCCGCTGGCGATGACGCTCTCGGCGATGCTCGCGTGCCAGCCGATCCTCGCGCTCATCACCGACAACGTACCGGGACTCTCACCGGCGGCCAACGTCGTCGTCGCGCCCCTCGTGCCCATCGTCACCCTCCTCGGCACCGGCGTTGTGCTCCTGGCGCCGCTGCATGCCGGGGCTGCCGCAGCCATGGCATGGGTGCCTAACCGCAGTGCCGACGCCATTGTCTGGGTGGCGCGGACCGCGTCGTCAAGCCACCTCAACGAAACGGACCTGCCTGTCGGAGCGGCGGGCTCGGTGCTGGCGTTCGCGCTTGCCGCTGCGGTCACCTGGCGCGCCGGAGCCCCGCCACGGCAGCGCGAGACGTGGCTCGCCCGGCATCCTGCCCTTGCTCGCGGCCGGGCTGCGGTGTGGGCCGTGCCCGCCGCCCTCGTGGCCGCATTCCTCGCCCCGCCCGAGCGCGGGGTCCTCCGGGAGTGGCAGGCTGCCGCATGCGACGTCGGGCAAGGGGACGCCGTCCTTCTCCGCACGGGTGCAGACCGGGCCGTCCTCGTGGACGCGGGCCCGCCCGGCGGGGGACTGCCGGGGTGCCTGAGAGAGTTGGGCGTCCGGGCCTTGGATCTCGTGGTCATCACCCACGGGCATGCCGACCACTTCGGGGGGCTTGCGGATCTGGCGGGGGACTTCGGCGCGCCAGCCGTCGTCGTCGGGGAGCCGGAGGGGAGCGAGCGATTCCAGGCGCGGGCGCGAGTGGCACCCGATCGCCTTACCCGGGCGGACCGGTCCCGTTTCGCGCCCGGAGACGTGCTCTTTGACCAGGGCGGCCTCCGGCTCACCCTCATCCGAGCCTCCCCACCGGCCGCCTCGGGTGCCAACGAGAACGCCGAGAGCCTCGTTCTCCTCGCGCGCTCCTCGCGCGACGGCTCCGATCTGACTCTTCTCCTCACTGGGGACCTCGAGACGGGTCAGGATCACGGCGTGGCCGAGACCCTCCGGGGAGAGCTCCACGGCGAGCGGCTCGACCTCGTCAAGACAGCCCACCACGGGGCGAAGAACGGGACGCGGGCCTACCTCGATGCCGCGCTGCCGCGCCTCGCGCTCATCAGCGTGGGCCGCGCCAACCCCTACGGGCACCCCCACGCAGCGACCCTCCGCGAACTCGGGCAGCGGGGGATCGCGGTCCGGAGGACCGACGAGTCCGGCACGGTGACGGTGCGCAAGCGAGGCGCCGACCTCGAGGTCAGGAGCCAGCGGTGAGGCGGCTCCGGCAGACACAGGGCAGGGGAGGCCGAGGGGCGACAGCGAGGGGCAGACCTCCGCAGGACGCGCTGCCGGGACTTCTGAGCTGGGAGCCGCCACGGCGGCCTCACGGGGCACCGGAGCCGCGCCCTGGCCCGGCCCGATACGATGGTTCCGGCCCCCGACCCAGGAGAGTGGAACCCATGGCAGACGTTCGCAGCCCGCGTGAGGCCGAGCTCGCCCCGCTCGTCCTGTTCCTCGGGCCCGAGGAGTTCCTCTTCCGCAAGTACTCGCCGAAGCTGCGCGCCCAGGCACAGTCCCAGAGCCCGGACTCAGAGATCCACCGCCTCGACGCGTCCACGAGCGCGGGGGGAGAGCTGGACGCGGCCACGCAGGCGTCGCTCTTCTCCCCGGCCGCCTACGTCGAGGTGGAGAACCTCGCGGCCATGACCGAGGCCTTCCTCGAGGATGCCCTGGCCTACCTGGCCAACCCGGCGCCCGAGGTCGCCCTCGTCATGCACCACGCGGGGGGCAACCGGGGCAAGAAGCTCCTCGACCAGCTCAAGCGCTCGGCCGTGGTCTACGACTGCGCCACGCCGAAGAAGGACGCCGAGAAGCAGTCATACGTCCTGCACGAGTTCCGAA from Falsarthrobacter nasiphocae includes the following:
- a CDS encoding ComEC/Rec2 family competence protein — encoded protein: MHHGRASLALLCAAGAFLAALRHPAGLAYRAAATAAVGVVVLAVVGDVSGQPRAREALLAHGRDGREVTLRLRSEPHAAFGRRLPDRAEDRTSPAREGQTPAARSGGARAAVGLCEAEARIVEPTWADGTVALVRTPCAGGADAPGAGDVVRGRVGSVSPPRGQPQRHAVTLTLKHVETVEGSSFAAIRQARRAAEAAFAVSAGAGSGRVAAAMVYGGEAGDPGAHAAMRAAGLSHLTAVSGANCAVLVAAAVMAARLCRVGLAVQTGSALASVVAFVALCGPDATVLRAAAMGSVGAIGALVGRGRSPFALLGVAILVLLAADPWIALEIGFGLSAAATAGILLWSSWMTERLATVLPAWLASPLAMTLSAMLACQPILALITDNVPGLSPAANVVVAPLVPIVTLLGTGVVLLAPLHAGAAAAMAWVPNRSADAIVWVARTASSSHLNETDLPVGAAGSVLAFALAAAVTWRAGAPPRQRETWLARHPALARGRAAVWAVPAALVAAFLAPPERGVLREWQAAACDVGQGDAVLLRTGADRAVLVDAGPPGGGLPGCLRELGVRALDLVVITHGHADHFGGLADLAGDFGAPAVVVGEPEGSERFQARARVAPDRLTRADRSRFAPGDVLFDQGGLRLTLIRASPPAASGANENAESLVLLARSSRDGSDLTLLLTGDLETGQDHGVAETLRGELHGERLDLVKTAHHGAKNGTRAYLDAALPRLALISVGRANPYGHPHAATLRELGQRGIAVRRTDESGTVTVRKRGADLEVRSQR